From a single Fusobacterium ulcerans ATCC 49185 genomic region:
- a CDS encoding autotransporter domain-containing protein: MKRSSIESSLKRFLKRKVKITLGMVVAFLITGAVGYGADDIAAQGQKKSYKEDDISGNPKIIGGWNYITDPTKNEDHSTDETSITLESGTIDELIGGNHLKKVDYKGGAYLYSIGNTSVIMNDGKVQYLIGGSKSNGTKADITNGKTKVIVNGGTIGEASANIALIGGNYIKSTSGQGTLITAKTDGTDVEITGGTFKNKVIGGSFAETYGTPVSGLSVEDKETNLKISGGTFDSLVIGGGAAAGTGNTSTVGTSNLEITGGTFNANIYAGGAALETVTGNGGLGTANVTNSNLTIGGSSGNPKLNGAIYAGGLDSGVSNVIKLIINKVTNISPTGANKSSKIGIYGGSKAGSANTHLVDGDTIVEVLDSDLYADISAGGGSFGAGSTLKAGDSKITVSNTSVSGYEDNKNNTWTGRIFGAGKIEGGASLEQKSTNVVINNVTGKTYNIDAEGEIGNTIGARVYGGGQNYKKAVDSQLKVESTKVTINGKDTALAEVYGGSIISGTGNKGTAVTGKTDVTINDGKIVDYVVGGNNTNWNGYSVVGIEDKNGNHKYVNNKKYNDGSTKITINGGDMSTAEIIGGSLTDYGWYYESEDNVIHDAVVYGTTNIDVNGGKLGLVVGGGKALYYNVDALKDSVKVYPTTSNVIGTTNVNITNGELLENIIGGGYAFSNQDSVKSIANVTGTTNINISGGTIEKNIYGGGFADGKSATANVEGDTNITISGGDIKGNIYAGGLTANDGTADVTGNTVVTFLNGSTFANHVSGLIKNIVTDGISDDAKIESKSTLAFGNDKEKFEGEFKGTFSDFDVLRTGKDSKVTIGELNKDNINRDIEITGSGRIETKINNVGGDIALSGGTLATDTINLGGKKLTLSSKGILETKSENIFTNALDTEATTVKDSGNVKTDNSIVYEGGSVALNDSKYNLDYLTSAIEAMKTKSESKTSILMLGTLVNTAGEIQGSIGIDTAAGLGDSAFLDNVIVKIDEGKSSLVIGDKSEGEIEDTASTNSNLNASTLNFESKEDGEKSIAIKEDSKLVLGGSGDGELVTVNGAAAAEKVSINVEAGTLVLGSALSSGANQTLSAGVKIGSGTLEVNAGNQNVTGTITSDTTGTVAVNKDAVLTAKEVLNKGTLSVAGNAEIKTLTGGENSTITVGDSSSAGKLVVETLKLDGGKMFLDPAWVEGENNPIENASKGAVIFDKDEIDGQIAVGQNSVLVVGDKDTDWAEKAFENSGLKWKDDITAALAIRGNQTLRTLGTVAINDGSGTNAGSINVDGSLIGHNDGNYKGAGELNFADKSLLIVDVGSLDGGAAISGVTKLSVADTSKLYLENATVGTHTIVSTAKAEVGTNIAENSSSVWSNDNIISSDRMLNVSGTTEGNDFIVNATAQKAQDVLLGVVVPNMINNIWETKGNTNTSNEGIRFLSLAADKEVIADTAEAVRTINSAVQISAAGVVNRTAIDTVRRTSDTAINNLSLKNESNVKEGLWAEMSYGSTDVSGVKIGNTDTEYNGRYEGISVGSNFKTWENGALGGAFHYVLGENKSDEGVSRTKNEYEYFGLSLYSNWRKGNFNIIGDLGYSMGDNEIKQDTSIVGRIKADVDTEVATAGVRGEYLIQKDNFNIMPYAGLRYVRLNVDSFDTKNGNGKMFHTEKEDADLFLVPVGVNISTQAVNQNGWTVKPKLDLAYIGALGDKKSETKVGVAGYSAIDEIKVNMADSSAFSGSLGVEFKKDNKTFEVGYSLYSSKHETENRGTLSFKYNF; this comes from the coding sequence ATGAAGAGAAGCAGTATTGAATCATCATTGAAAAGATTTTTGAAAAGAAAGGTAAAAATAACTCTGGGGATGGTAGTAGCATTTTTAATTACAGGAGCTGTAGGATATGGGGCAGATGATATAGCAGCACAAGGACAAAAAAAATCTTATAAAGAAGATGATATTAGTGGAAACCCTAAAATTATAGGTGGTTGGAATTATATAACAGATCCAACTAAAAATGAAGATCATTCAACTGATGAAACAAGTATTACTTTAGAAAGTGGAACAATAGATGAACTTATAGGTGGAAACCATCTAAAGAAAGTTGATTATAAAGGAGGAGCATATTTATATAGTATAGGAAATACAAGTGTAATTATGAATGATGGGAAAGTTCAATATTTAATAGGTGGAAGTAAATCTAATGGAACTAAAGCTGACATAACAAATGGAAAGACAAAAGTAATTGTAAATGGTGGAACAATAGGAGAAGCTAGTGCTAATATAGCCCTTATTGGTGGAAACTATATAAAATCTACCTCAGGACAAGGGACGCTAATAACAGCAAAAACAGATGGAACAGATGTAGAAATAACTGGGGGAACATTTAAGAATAAAGTTATTGGTGGAAGTTTTGCAGAAACTTATGGAACACCAGTAAGCGGACTATCAGTTGAAGATAAAGAAACTAACCTTAAAATATCAGGTGGAACTTTTGATAGTTTGGTAATAGGTGGAGGAGCGGCAGCTGGAACTGGGAATACAAGTACAGTAGGAACTTCTAACTTAGAAATAACAGGAGGAACTTTCAATGCCAATATATATGCAGGAGGAGCAGCTTTAGAAACAGTAACTGGAAATGGAGGATTAGGAACGGCTAATGTAACTAATTCAAATTTAACTATAGGTGGAAGTAGTGGAAATCCAAAATTAAATGGAGCAATTTATGCAGGAGGATTGGATTCTGGAGTTTCTAATGTTATAAAATTAATTATAAATAAGGTAACAAATATTTCACCTACTGGAGCTAATAAAAGTAGTAAAATAGGGATATATGGTGGTTCTAAAGCAGGATCTGCAAATACTCATCTTGTTGATGGAGATACTATAGTTGAAGTTTTAGATTCTGATCTTTATGCTGATATATCTGCTGGGGGAGGTTCTTTTGGAGCAGGAAGTACTTTAAAAGCAGGAGATTCTAAAATCACAGTATCAAATACAAGTGTTAGTGGATATGAAGATAATAAAAATAATACATGGACTGGGCGTATTTTTGGAGCGGGAAAAATTGAAGGAGGGGCTTCACTTGAGCAAAAATCTACAAATGTTGTAATAAATAATGTAACAGGAAAAACATATAATATTGATGCAGAAGGAGAAATCGGAAATACAATAGGAGCTCGTGTATATGGTGGTGGACAGAATTATAAAAAGGCTGTGGATTCACAATTAAAAGTAGAGTCTACTAAAGTTACTATAAATGGAAAAGACACTGCTCTTGCTGAAGTATATGGAGGAAGTATAATTTCTGGAACAGGAAATAAAGGAACAGCAGTAACAGGAAAAACAGATGTTACAATTAATGATGGAAAAATTGTAGACTATGTGGTTGGAGGAAATAACACAAACTGGAATGGATATTCTGTAGTAGGAATTGAAGATAAAAATGGAAACCATAAATATGTTAATAATAAAAAATATAATGATGGAAGTACAAAGATTACTATAAATGGTGGAGATATGTCTACAGCAGAAATTATAGGAGGAAGTCTTACTGATTATGGATGGTATTATGAATCTGAAGATAATGTTATACATGATGCAGTAGTTTATGGAACAACAAATATAGATGTCAATGGTGGAAAACTTGGATTAGTAGTAGGTGGTGGAAAAGCTTTATATTATAATGTTGATGCCCTTAAAGATAGTGTTAAAGTTTATCCAACAACAAGTAATGTAATAGGAACAACTAATGTAAATATAACAAATGGAGAACTATTAGAAAATATAATAGGTGGAGGATATGCATTCAGTAATCAAGATAGTGTTAAAAGTATAGCAAATGTAACTGGAACAACTAACATAAATATATCTGGTGGAACTATAGAAAAAAATATCTATGGTGGAGGATTTGCTGATGGAAAATCAGCTACAGCAAATGTAGAAGGAGATACAAATATAACAATATCTGGTGGAGATATTAAAGGAAATATATATGCAGGAGGACTTACAGCAAATGACGGAACAGCAGATGTAACAGGTAATACAGTTGTAACATTCTTAAATGGTTCAACTTTTGCAAATCATGTATCTGGATTAATTAAAAATATTGTAACAGATGGAATATCTGATGATGCTAAAATAGAATCAAAATCTACTTTAGCATTTGGCAATGATAAAGAAAAATTTGAGGGTGAATTTAAAGGAACATTCTCTGATTTTGATGTTCTTCGTACAGGAAAAGATTCTAAAGTAACTATAGGAGAATTGAATAAGGATAATATAAATAGAGATATAGAAATTACAGGATCAGGAAGAATAGAAACTAAAATTAATAATGTAGGTGGAGATATAGCACTTTCAGGTGGAACATTAGCAACTGATACTATAAATCTTGGAGGTAAAAAGCTTACTTTATCAAGTAAAGGAATACTGGAAACTAAATCAGAAAATATCTTTACAAATGCTCTTGATACTGAAGCTACAACAGTTAAAGATAGCGGAAATGTAAAAACTGATAATTCAATTGTATATGAAGGTGGAAGTGTAGCTTTAAATGACAGTAAATATAATTTAGATTATTTGACTTCAGCAATAGAAGCGATGAAAACTAAAAGTGAAAGTAAAACGTCTATTTTAATGCTTGGAACTTTAGTAAATACTGCTGGAGAAATACAAGGAAGTATAGGTATTGATACAGCTGCTGGATTGGGAGATAGTGCATTTTTAGATAATGTAATTGTAAAAATAGATGAAGGAAAGAGCTCTTTAGTAATTGGGGATAAAAGTGAAGGAGAAATAGAAGATACTGCAAGTACAAACAGCAATTTAAATGCTTCAACATTAAATTTTGAGAGCAAAGAAGATGGGGAAAAGTCGATAGCTATTAAGGAAGATTCAAAACTAGTACTTGGAGGATCAGGTGATGGAGAATTAGTAACAGTTAATGGAGCAGCAGCAGCAGAAAAAGTAAGTATTAATGTAGAAGCTGGAACATTGGTTTTAGGAAGTGCTTTAAGCAGTGGAGCTAATCAGACACTAAGTGCTGGGGTTAAAATAGGTTCTGGAACATTAGAAGTAAATGCAGGAAATCAAAATGTAACTGGAACGATAACTAGTGATACAACAGGAACTGTAGCAGTTAATAAAGATGCTGTTTTAACAGCAAAAGAAGTTTTAAATAAAGGAACTTTAAGTGTAGCAGGGAATGCTGAAATTAAAACTCTTACAGGTGGAGAAAATTCAACAATAACAGTAGGAGACAGCAGTTCAGCAGGAAAATTAGTAGTTGAAACTTTAAAACTAGATGGTGGAAAAATGTTCCTTGACCCAGCTTGGGTAGAAGGAGAAAATAACCCTATAGAGAACGCTTCAAAAGGAGCAGTAATATTTGATAAAGATGAAATAGATGGTCAAATAGCAGTGGGACAAAACTCTGTATTAGTAGTAGGAGATAAAGATACTGACTGGGCAGAAAAAGCTTTTGAAAATTCAGGGCTAAAATGGAAAGATGATATTACAGCTGCATTGGCAATTAGAGGAAATCAAACTTTAAGAACACTTGGAACTGTTGCAATAAATGATGGAAGTGGGACAAATGCAGGAAGTATCAATGTAGATGGAAGTTTAATTGGTCATAATGATGGAAATTATAAAGGAGCAGGAGAATTGAATTTTGCTGATAAATCTCTATTAATAGTTGATGTAGGAAGTTTGGATGGAGGAGCTGCAATATCTGGTGTCACTAAATTAAGTGTAGCAGATACTTCAAAACTATATCTTGAAAATGCAACAGTGGGAACTCATACTATTGTATCAACAGCAAAAGCAGAAGTTGGAACAAATATTGCTGAGAATTCATCTTCTGTATGGTCTAATGACAATATCATAAGCAGTGACAGAATGCTTAATGTAAGTGGAACTACAGAAGGAAATGATTTTATAGTTAATGCAACAGCTCAAAAAGCTCAAGATGTACTTCTAGGAGTAGTTGTACCAAATATGATTAATAATATTTGGGAAACAAAGGGAAATACTAATACTTCAAATGAAGGAATAAGATTCCTGTCATTAGCGGCGGATAAAGAAGTGATAGCTGATACAGCAGAAGCAGTGAGAACCATTAACAGTGCAGTACAAATATCAGCAGCAGGAGTAGTAAATAGAACTGCAATAGATACAGTAAGAAGAACTTCTGATACAGCAATAAATAATTTGTCATTAAAGAATGAATCTAATGTAAAAGAAGGACTATGGGCAGAGATGTCTTATGGAAGCACTGATGTAAGCGGAGTAAAAATAGGAAATACAGATACAGAATATAATGGAAGATATGAAGGTATAAGCGTAGGAAGCAACTTTAAAACTTGGGAAAACGGAGCTTTAGGAGGAGCATTCCATTATGTATTAGGAGAGAATAAATCTGATGAAGGAGTAAGCAGAACAAAGAATGAATATGAATACTTTGGATTATCTCTATACAGCAACTGGAGAAAAGGAAACTTTAACATCATAGGAGATTTGGGATATTCAATGGGAGATAATGAAATAAAACAAGATACATCAATAGTAGGAAGAATAAAAGCTGATGTAGATACAGAAGTAGCAACAGCAGGAGTAAGAGGAGAATATCTGATTCAAAAGGATAACTTTAATATTATGCCATATGCAGGACTTCGTTATGTAAGATTAAATGTAGATAGTTTTGATACTAAAAATGGAAATGGAAAAATGTTCCATACAGAAAAAGAAGATGCAGATCTATTCTTAGTACCAGTGGGAGTAAATATCAGTACACAAGCAGTAAATCAAAATGGATGGACAGTAAAACCTAAATTAGATCTAGCATACATAGGAGCTTTAGGAGATAAAAAATCAGAAACAAAAGTAGGGGTAGCTGGATACTCTGCAATAGATGAAATTAAAGTAAATATGGCAGACAGCTCAGCATTTTCTGGAAGTTTAGGAGTAGAGTTTAAAAAAGATAACAAAACTTTCGAAGTAGGATACAGTCTTTATTCATCAAAACATGAAACAGAAAATAGAGGAACTTTGTCATTTAAATATAATTTCTAA
- a CDS encoding DNA-binding protein, translated as MKEKSYSETMEEYMFKKLEEGNNFELHIQQVYVNELGEWTDVKKAAKATRRHTNTIYYMAKNNMLITRKYGNRISIFSRSLIFANGDRM; from the coding sequence ATGAAAGAAAAAAGTTACAGTGAAACAATGGAAGAGTATATGTTCAAAAAACTAGAAGAAGGAAATAATTTTGAACTGCATATTCAACAAGTTTATGTGAATGAGTTAGGAGAATGGACAGATGTAAAAAAAGCTGCAAAAGCTACAAGAAGGCATACTAACACTATATACTATATGGCAAAAAATAATATGCTGATAACAAGAAAATATGGTAATAGAATCTCAATATTCAGCAGAAGTTTAATATTTGCTAATGGAGATAGAATGTAA
- a CDS encoding transposase zinc-binding domain-containing protein: MQIKHIISKINITNLLGKIKKYFKNEHFEDVKQTIQKFLACSIDKSFLSLQCPNCHDAHKIKVTCKSRFCPSCGKRYSAV, from the coding sequence ATGCAAATCAAACATATTATCTCTAAAATCAATATAACAAATCTTTTAGGTAAAATCAAGAAATATTTTAAAAATGAGCATTTTGAGGATGTTAAACAGACTATTCAAAAATTCTTAGCTTGTTCTATTGATAAATCTTTTCTCTCTCTTCAATGCCCTAATTGTCATGATGCGCATAAAATTAAAGTTACTTGTAAATCTAGATTTTGTCCTTCCTGCGGTAAACGTTATTCTGCTGTTTGA